The segment AGAGTTGTGGCGAACCATGTCGCCAATTTTCTATCACTACGGCCCGTTCCATATTGTTTTCAACATGCTTTGGTTGGCCTATTTTGGCCGCATGATCGAAGGGAGGTATGGAACTTTATGCCTGGCGATGATCGTCGTGTTTTCTGCGATCTTTTCCACGGTCCTGCAATGTGTAGTTCCTGCAAGCGTCGGCGGATCGGTGCCGATGTTGTATACCGACCTGTTGATATCCCATTTAGGCGGAATGTCCGGCGTCAACTACGCGCTCTTTGGGTTCATCTGGTTCCGGATGCTCTATGACCCAAACTCTCGAATGTTCCTGCCTCAAACGACGGTCATTATCATGATCGGCTATCTGTTTTATTGCATGCTTTCGCCGCAAATCGGCGGTACGTTCGGAGGAGACGCAGGCCGCGTAGCCAACTGGGCACACGGTGGCGGAATGCTGATGGGCTTGCTGCTGGGGCTTTCGCCGATCGGCAAACGGCTCAGCAAGAAGTGATCGGGTTGCGCAGGAATCGGGATCGCAAGTAGGCTGCTGACGAACCCGGTAAAAGCACGAAGCGCAAATACAGTCACGATGTGCTAAACCAAGCATCCAATATCAGCACGAAACGCAATCGAGTAAATCACTCAGTCAGTAAATCACTCAGTCTTTGAGTCACTCACGAACGCTCGAAGCGATTCACCAATTCGCCGCCTGTCTGTCTGACGACTAAACCCACGCGAAAGGCGGCGTCAGTCTGGGACAGACTGACCTACTATTTGCGCTGATTCGGCGATGCACCGGCGGCTGAAGTATTCATAGCCTGGCGATCAACTCGCTTCCAACCGGTCTCGAAAGTCGGCAGGCTTGGTTTGACAAAATGGCCCCACCAGTTCTTGATCAGCGAAAGCCGATCGTTGACCTTCTGATCAGAGAATGCAATGTAGACGCTGCTGAAATTGTTTTTCTTCGGATCGTACTGTGGCATGTACATGTGCACAGCCTTGGGCAGGAAGGGCTCCATCGACAAAATGATTTCAACCTTCTTGTAGTTCTGTGCGTCCTCGGCACGCTTCGGCCATGCTTCCAACCAGACTTCGCCCTTTGCATCCGGAGGCGTAATCACGCGAACCCAATAGCGTTGCAAAATCTGATCCTTGCGAGCCCCGAACATGAACGGAATCGGACTGTTAAGAATCGCGCCAGCGCCACGCATCTCAGGCGGCAGTTTGGTCTCGTAAAGTCGTCTGGCCTGGAAATCGAATTCGTAAACGGCGTCTCCGTCAGTCACCCATTTCTCTCGCAACTTTGCATCGCTGATTGGTTTGGGCTCTTTCCCGGGTCCGTCGAACTTATACAGCGACGTGGTTTCATAGCTGGCTTTCCCGGGTTTTCCGTACCGAATTTCTCCGATCGCGATGCTGTCTGCAGAAAGCTGACCTGTTTTGGGATCGCGATAGTTGGTCAACGCCGTGTCGTAAACGTATCGCTGAAATGTGCATTGATAAAGCTTGATGCCTTCGCTTTGCGCTTGCCAATAGTCGAGCGCCTGACCGAGGTAAGTCGATTCTTCGGCCGACAATTCAGCGAACGGTCGTCTGGGTTGCGAAGGCGTTTGGCCGCCCATTTGCGCGAGGCGATCTGTTTGTTGTTGCGTCAACTGCTGCGATTGTTGCTGAGCATTATTCTGTTGCTGAGCATGAATCGTTGTGCTGGCCAAAACTACGGCAGCACTCAACGCAATCGAAAACAGTCCGGTTTTCAAACCACCATGAATCATAATCTTCCCTGACGATGTATGGCATTTTGTTTAGTTAGTCGGGAAGTCGGTCAACTCGCCCTGTCCTATGTCATTCGGGCAACTGGCCCTATGATTGGATCGGCAGTTTATCAACTGCCCCGAACCGGACCTACGTGGATTAAAGACGCTAGTTCGCTGCTAGCAGGATGCCATCACACCGCTGACGATGGCTTTCAGTTTCGGCGCCGCGACGCGGGCGGCTTCGATGACTTCCTCTCCAGAAGTCGGCTCAAGCGAATCCGGATTCGCCACATTGGTGACGATCGACATGGCCATGGTTCGAATTCCGGAACGTGCGGCGACGTTGACTTCGGGAACCGTCGACATGCCGGCGACATCGATCCCCATTCGCCGGAGCATTCGATATTCGGCTCGCGTTTCATAGTTCGGGCCCAACATCGCGGCATAAACTCCTTGATGCAGAGCAAATCCCTCTTTGCGGGCGATCGAATGAGCTGACTCGATCAGGTCACGGTCATAAACCTGATCGCTTCGGAAGGAAGGCCGGCCGAGCGTCGGTTCCGCGGCAATCTGTGGCGACGTTCGATTCATAAAGTCCACGTGGCTTTCGATCAGCATCACATCGCCGCTGTCCATTTTGGGATTCAGCCCGCCGGCGGCGTTGCTGACGAACAGCACTTCAACTCCCAACGCGTGCATGACATGAATCGGCAGCGTGGCGTGATCGACGTCGTAGCCCTCGTACAGGTGGAATCGTCCTTGCATCGCCACGACTTCGTGACCGTCGAGCGTACCGCAAACGAGGTTTCCTTTGTGACCAGTCGCAGTGCTGACCGGAAAATTGGCGATCGAACCGTAGGGCAGGGTGGCTTGCGCCTGAATGTGCTCGGCAACGATTCCGGCTCCGGTCCCCAGCACGATTCCAAAACGCGGAGTCCCTTTCCAGCGACTGGAAACGGACTCAACGGATTCCGCGACTTGCGTTTTGAAATTCTCGTTCATGGTCAGTGCCTGAGGTTCGGCGAAGCAAGAGAATCTAAGCCGATTCCTGTTCCAGGACTTTCATGACCAACGTCGAAAGCCGCGGCTCAGCTTCGTTGGCAACTTTCACGATCTCGTGCGGATCGGCTGGCTCAAGTGCATCGGGGAAGCACAAATCGGTCACCACAGAAAACCCAACGACTCGCATTCCGCCATGAACGGCAACGATGACTTCCGGAATTGTCGACATTCCAACAACGTCAGCCCCCATCGTCCGCAGCATGCGATACTCAGCACGCGTTTCGAGGTTCGGCCCGGCGACCGCAACCAGCACACCTTTGTGAGCCACGATGTCTTCCGCGCGAGCGATACTGAGTGCACGATCTACCAGATCCTGACTGTAAGGTTCGCACATGTCAGGGAAACGTGGTCCCAACCGATCGTCGTTGATGCCGATCAACGGATTGTCACCCATCATGTTGATCTGATCTTCGATCACCATGATGTCGCCTTTGCGATAGTAAGGGTTGAGCCCGCCGACCGCGTTGGAGCAAACCAACAGGTCTGCGCCAAGTGCTTTCATGACACGAATCGGCAACGTGGCTTCCTTGAGCGGATAGCCCTCGTACATATGCGTCCGGCCTTCCATCGCGACGACGTCCAAGCCAGCCAACTTTCCACACACCAAGCGGCCCTTGTGTGAAAGCGCCGTCGATTTTGGAAAGTGAGGGATGTCGCCGTAGTCGATCGATGCCGTAACATCGATCTTTTCAGCCAACGGCCCGAGTCCCGTGCCAAGGATGATGCCTGCGTGTGGCGTCGCGGTGAATTGCTGCTGGATGACTCCGACAGCTTCCTGAATTTTGTCGTACAAATCGAGCATTTTGGATCCGTTTACATTCTGAATTGAGCTCAAAACGTAAACGATCCAAAGCGATCTCTCAAGAGTACCGACCGCGGCAGCTTGCCTTAGCGGCGTGACGCAGTACTGGATTCAGCTTTTCGATCCGAAGCCGTCCCCAGCTTGCGATTCACAGGGCGAGCTCCAAAAACGAGGCCACCAACAAGTTTGCGATCTGCGGGCAGAAATTGGTTGATGACCTCGCGTTCCAATGTGAACACGAACGTCAACCGTCGGCCGTCCTTGTCGTTCAAATGGTAGTAGATCCACGATACGGGAACTCCGCCTTCCGATCCTTCCACTTCTACCGAAAGGCCACGAACCAGACTGTCAGTCTTGAACTCGGTCGCGTCGACAATCGTGGCGACTTCATCCGCCGCAATGATCCGCGCGACTTCTTTCTTGTATTCTTCCAACGTCAACGGCTTGTTGGCTGGACGAGCAGGAAGCTGAACAATATTACATTGAGCCAACAAGCTGCCGCCGCTGACGAATCGCAGAATTGCTGCTTCCCGCTCTGAGGCGATGACGCGCCAGCGAGGATCGTACTTCAACTTCAGGCCTGGTGACTGCCACTGCAAACGCTGTTCAATGACGCGTCCTTTGGTGTGCGCGACCAAAGCTTCATTGGTCAGGTGCTCGCAAGAATCATCCGGAACCAGATCCAGCGAGATGCTGCTTTTTCCATCGTAGCCAGGTGCAATTTGTCCCGGCTGACGAATCTCACGCAAGTTCATCTTAACGCGTGCAAGTTCCTGATTGCTGCCCAGCTTGATCTTTACGATCGCGGCGATTTCCATGTCAGTGCTGACATCGTCGACTCCGCCTCGAAGCTTTCCGGTAACATGCAGGATGGCTTCTTTGTTCTTGATCTCCTTCAAGCGAACCTTGACGTCGTTTCGAATGATTCGATCAACCGCGCAGAAATTAGCCAGACCGTTGTCAGAAGGTTTCCAGTAGTCGCCGACTTTGGCGCCCTGGTGATTGA is part of the Mariniblastus fucicola genome and harbors:
- a CDS encoding purine-nucleoside phosphorylase yields the protein MNENFKTQVAESVESVSSRWKGTPRFGIVLGTGAGIVAEHIQAQATLPYGSIANFPVSTATGHKGNLVCGTLDGHEVVAMQGRFHLYEGYDVDHATLPIHVMHALGVEVLFVSNAAGGLNPKMDSGDVMLIESHVDFMNRTSPQIAAEPTLGRPSFRSDQVYDRDLIESAHSIARKEGFALHQGVYAAMLGPNYETRAEYRMLRRMGIDVAGMSTVPEVNVAARSGIRTMAMSIVTNVANPDSLEPTSGEEVIEAARVAAPKLKAIVSGVMASC
- a CDS encoding purine-nucleoside phosphorylase; translated protein: MLDLYDKIQEAVGVIQQQFTATPHAGIILGTGLGPLAEKIDVTASIDYGDIPHFPKSTALSHKGRLVCGKLAGLDVVAMEGRTHMYEGYPLKEATLPIRVMKALGADLLVCSNAVGGLNPYYRKGDIMVIEDQINMMGDNPLIGINDDRLGPRFPDMCEPYSQDLVDRALSIARAEDIVAHKGVLVAVAGPNLETRAEYRMLRTMGADVVGMSTIPEVIVAVHGGMRVVGFSVVTDLCFPDALEPADPHEIVKVANEAEPRLSTLVMKVLEQESA